Proteins from a genomic interval of Cyprinus carpio isolate SPL01 chromosome A21, ASM1834038v1, whole genome shotgun sequence:
- the ankhd1 gene encoding LOW QUALITY PROTEIN: ankyrin repeat and KH domain-containing protein 1 (The sequence of the model RefSeq protein was modified relative to this genomic sequence to represent the inferred CDS: substituted 3 bases at 3 genomic stop codons) has translation MQDAVAGTAMLTDGFEDEIDSVTPRSPALGMGVGATPGAGLGGLGIGLGGKKVRLFGEAGGPTTDRLDFKLTAAAVLSSGPGSGSDEDEVSEVESFILDQEDLDNPVLKTASELLLSSAADGADLRTVDPETQARLEALLEAAGIGKLSTADGKAFADPEVLRRLTSSVSCALDEAAAALTRMRAENTLNASQADNRSLAEACSDGDVNAVRKLLDEGRSVNEHTEEGESLLCLACSAGYYELAQVLISMHCGVIGGVMTLIVAAGGGCFDIVKLLLVHGADVNAQSSTGNTALTYACAGGFLDVVKVLLKEGANIEDHNENGHTPLMEAASAGHVEVSRVLLEYGAGINTHSNEFKESALTLACYKGHLDMVRFLLEAGADQEHKTDEMHTALMEACMDGHVEVARLLLDSGAQVNMPADSFESPLTLAACGGHVELAALLIERGANLEEVNDEGYTPLMEAAREGHEEMVALLLAQGANINAQTEETQETALTLACCGGFLEVADFLIKAGADIELGCSTPLMEAAQEGHLELVKYLLAAGANVHATTATGDTALTYACENGHTDVADVLLQTGADLEHESEGGRTPLMKAARAGHLCTVQFLISKGANVNRATANNDHTVVSLACAGGHLAVVELLLAHGADPTHRLKDGSTMLIEAAKGGHTNVVSYLLDYPNNILSVPAPDLSQLTPPSHDTSQAPRVPFQALAMVVPPQEPDRVPSTIPTPPPVTSKGVSKQRLSSLQNNSVASGGLDADLLPPFHPYQPLECIVEETEGKLNELGQRISAIEKAQLQSLELIQGEPLTKDKIEELKKSREEQVQKKKKILKELQKVERQLQLKTQQQFTKEYMETKGLKDELGQAAGVETPGTPLPLQATQLGSDNECEVNRREEDHRHTPSNEDDEEDEDEEEDDDEDNIDCAKLQQVDAILYREATQLPPPPPPQNLVLQSPLQTSFVPIQPLTPQQSTDFSNAEYPGRSSPDLQRVLLGQQLTGLGPGLLAQAPDGLMVATPAQTLTDTLDDIMAAVNNRVPVVNTTTSPSPQPSAQTPINTVSPSSMLPLYPSVDIDAHTESNHDTALTLACAGGHEELVSVLIARGAKIEHRDKKGFTPLILAATAGHVGVVEILLDKGGDIEAQSERTKDTPLSLACSGGRQEVVELLLLRGANKEHRNVSDYTPLSLAASGGYVNIIKILLNAGAEINSRTGSKLGISPLMLAAMNGHVPAVKLLLDMGSDINAQIETNRNTALTLACFQGRAEVVSLLLDRKANVEHRAKSGXQRFMEAASGGYAEVGRVLLDKGADVNAPPVPSSRDTALTIAADKGHYKFCELLISRGAHIDVRNKKGNTPLWLAANGGHFDVVQLLVQAGADVDAADNRKITPLMAAFRKGDVMVFMFFVVMXKWCRSDIECMRYIATIADKELLKKCHQCMETIVKAKDQQAAEANKNASILLKELDLEKSREESKKQALAAKREKRKEKRKKKKEEQKRKLEEEEAKVKEVFCEMQDQKEDSAEEVEVPIEPPSATTTTTIGISATSTTFANTFGKKRANVATTPSTNRKNKKNKTKDSPSEPIILQDSQVALAQQKADKNKIHGEPRGGGEPGGTSDSNLDSTDCNSESSSGSKSHELPDLPSSLSSSAPLVLACSNQLYVVSEKRQGPSLLGSSEEKVMVSISKPQQKSHEINSDLTHSSLPPSFKTISLPVTSPNSKMNLTSPKRGQKREEGWKEVVRRSKKLSVPASVVSRIMGRGGCNITAIQDVTGAHIDVDKQKDKNGERMITIRGGTESTRHAVQLINALIQDPAKELEDLIPRNHIRLPGANTRISSTYTTSTGATSTTAASSKGLPSVVPSSSVSFQSSTNFAAQQAGKLGKSMAPGVRPPFVSLPPLAYAHPQLALLAAQTMNQIRHPRLPMAQFGGTFSSSPNTWGPFPVRPVSPGSANSSPKHSGNSVPRPASSAPAHTEHPAAFVSSTSTPTASTTSPNSTAPANTPTPSSVRKQLFSTDPKSGAGVTVVSTGSSAPLAQVAQSLISCGPTTPTTPPPLSAPIAPPTQHPPPPKPEPASLSTPAKEKPVTELITPAAGAQCDGPSPSAPLHFTSSPCGPSMLPVQPESRQSLQSHFSSSTEPSSSSSSQPGSSHPVTRLPPPTCSSTVTNTSSALPHYATPNVPGVSPRMQHPTAYYPMTQASLQEQQSVFVPPGASQELLKQQQPPPQPSLAXTGMPPPSLPMSSTMGMINGSQMHLHSGKAQLPPNFGPAAIFSHFSSIFDSNQVGNNQVWGACHLPARTHPEQPYSAPNNAYISGMGQIENVIPPPDGSKAPGYRCSSQRIVSSPIGIHPMDNSMCSSTALPSFTTSISASPVFLPGPANVGTPSFSRQHFSPHPWSASTSCESPVPSVSSGASSPLCTSTVTPALIQAKPSSSNQQDRKVPPPIGTERLARIRQTGSVNHTMLPTSYTPPVGQGGIWSFGVGSATETMSGWSQPLMGGPVMHQQMQESSAFSQHQAMERDDTGIVAPSNTFHQPLPTNFMDFPKGLPMSMYGGTMIPPHPQMAEGPGGPVYNGLHTSDPAWNPILKVVPNTAENSDPQQVWPGTWAPHVGNVHLNHVN, from the exons CTCACCCGCATGAGGGCAGAAAACACGCTCAACGCCAGCCAGGCCGACAA CCGTAGTCTGGCTGAGGCCTGCTCGGACGGCGACGTGAATGCAGTGCGGAAGCTGCTAGACGAGGGGCGCAGCGTCAACGAACACACAGAGGAGGGCGAGAGCCTGCTGTGTCTGGCCTGCTCAGCTGGATACTATGAGCTCGCACAGGTACT tataagTATGCACTGTG GGGTGATAGGAGGAGTCATGACGCTTATTGTTGCTGCTGGAGGTGGTTGTTTCGACATCGTCAAACTGCTCCTAGTGCACGGAGCCGATGTTAACGCACAGTCCTCAACGG GTAACACAGCCTTGACATATGCGTGTGCAGGAGGCTTCCTGGATGTAGTAAAAGTGTTGCTGAAGGAGGGTGCTAACATTGAAGATCACAACGAGAACGGTCACACTCCGCTAATGGAGGCTGCCAGTGCAGGCCACGTGGAGGTCTCTCGTGTGCTCCTGGAGTACGGCGCTGGAATCAACACACACTCCAATGAGTTTAAGGAGAGCGCGCTCACACTCGCCTGCTATAAAG GGCATCTGGACATGGTCAGGTTTCTCTTAGAAGCAGGAGCTGACCAGGAGCACAAGACAGATGAGATGCACACTGCACTCATGGAGGCCTGCATG GATGGGCATGTGGAGGTGGCACGGCTGCTATTGGATAGCGGGGCGCAGGTAAACATGCCTGCTGACTCATTTGAGTCGCCTCTGACGCTGGCTGCCTGCGGGGGCCATGTGGAGCTGGCGGCGCTTCTGATCGAGAGGGGGGCCAACCTGGAGGAGGTGAACGATGAGGGCTACACTCCACTGATGGAGGCAGCTCGTGAGGGCCATGAAGAGATGGTAGCTCTGCTCTTGGCACAAG GTGCAAATATTAACGCTCAGACAGAGGAGACGCAGGAGACGGCGTTGACTCTGGCATGTTGCGGAGGCTTCCTAGAGGTGGCTGATTTCCTCATCAAAGCTGGGGCAGACATTGAGTTGGGTTGCTCCACCCCGCTCATGGAGGCTGCACAGGAGGGGCATCTGGAGCTGGTCAAATACTTGTTGGCTGCAG GGGCTAATGTCCACGCCACAACAGCCACGGGTGACACAGCTCTGACATACGCCTGTGAGAACGGACACACAGATGTGGCCGATGTGCTGCTGCAAACAGGGGCTGATCTG GAACATGAATCAGAAGGGGGCAGGACTCCACTGATGAAAGCGGCCAGAGCGGGACACCTGTGCACTGTGCAGTTTCTCATCAGCAAAG GTGCTAATGTGAATAGAGCCACAGCCAATAATGATCACACAGTGGTTTCTCTGGCTTGTGCGGGGGGCCACTTGGCTGTGGTGGAGCTGCTGTTGGCCCATGGTGCTGACCCCACCCACAGACTGAAG gATGGCTCCACGATGCTGATTGAAGCTGCTAAAGGTGGTCACACTAATGTGGTGTCCTACTTGCTAGACTACCCAAACAACATTCTGTCAGTCCCTGCCCCAGACCTGTCCCAGCTCACACCCCCCTCTCATGACACTTCTCAG GCCCCTCGAGTCCCATTCCAAGCCCTGGCTATGGTGGTGCCCCCCCAGGAGCCAGACAGAGTGCCCTCCACCATCCCCACGCCCCCACCCGTTACAAGCAAAG GTGTGTCCAAGCAGAGGCTGAGCTCTCTTCAGAACAACTCCGTAGCCTCAGGTGGCCTAGACGCCGACCTGCTGCCGCCCTTCCACCCGTACCAGCCTCTGGAATGCATTGTTGAGGAGACGGAGGGCAAGCTGAATGAGCTGGGCCAGCGCATCAGTGCCATTGAGAAGGCCCAGCTGCAGTCACTCGAGCTCATCCAGGGTGAGCCGCTCACCAAAGACAAGATCGAGGAGCTAAAGAAGAGTCGCGAAGAGCAggtgcagaagaagaagaagatcttGAAGGAGCTGCAGAAGGTGGAGCGGCAGTTGCAGCTGAAGACGCAGCAGCAGTTCACCAAAGAATACATGGAGACCAAGGGGCTCAAGGACGAGCTGGGCCAGGCGGCAGGGGTGGAGACGCCCGGCACCCCCCTGCCCCTGCAAGCCACACAGCTGGGCTCTGACAATGAGTGTGAGGTAAATCGCAGAGAGGAGGACCACAGGCACACCCCTTCcaatgaggatgatgaggaggacgaagatgaggaggaggatgatgatgaagacaaTATCGACTGTGCCAAGCTGCAACAGGTGGACGCCATTCTGTACAGAGAGGCAACACAACTGCCACCACCTCCACCGCCTCAGAACCTGGTCCTCCAGAGTCCTCTTCAGACCAGCTTCGTTCCCATCCAGCCTCTCACGCCGCAGCAGTCCACAGACTTCAGTAACGCCGAGTACCCAGGAAGGAGCAGCCCAGACCTGCAGAGGGTGTTGCTGGGTCAGCAGCTGACGGGGTTGGGGCCAGGGCTTCTCGCACAGGCACCCGACGGACTCATGGTCGCCACGCCCGCACAGACGCTCACAGATACGCTTGATGACATCATGGCGG CTGTGAACAACAGAGTGCCTGTGGTAAACACTACAACTTCGCCCTCCCCTCAGCCCTCCGCACAGACGCCCATCAACACAGTCTCCCCATCCTCCATGCTCCCTCTGTACCCCTCAGTGGACATTGACGCACAT ACTGAGAGCAATCATGACACGGCGCTGACTCTGGCCTGCGCTGGTGGCCATGAAGAACTTGTCTCAGTTCTCATTGCACGTGGGGCTAAAATCGAGCACCGGGACAAGAAGG GGTTTACTCCCCTAATCCTAGCTGCCACTGCGGGCCATGTGGGTGTGGTGGAGATCCTACTGGACAAGGGAGGGGACATTGAAGCTCAGTCTGAGAGGACCAAAGACACACCTCTGTCCCTCGCCTGCTCGGGTGGTAGACAAGAG GTGGTGGAGCTGTTGTTGCTCCGTGGGGCTAATAAGGAGCACCGTAACGTTTCTGACTACACCCCGCTCAGCCTGGCGGCCTCTGGGGGCTACGTCAACATCATCAAGATCCTTTTGAATGCTGGTGCTGAGATCAACTCTAG GACTGGCAGTAAGCTGGGTATTTCTCCGCTCATGTTGGCAGCCATGAACGGCCACGTGCCTGCGGTGAAGCTGTTGTTAGACATGGGCTCTGATATCAATGCACAGATCGAGACCAATCGTAACACAGCACTGACCTTGGCCTGCTTCCAAGGCCGAGCAGAGGTTGTCAGCTTGCTTCTGGACCGGAAGGCTAACGTGGAACACCGCGCTAAG aGTGGTTGA CAGCGTTTCATGGAGGCAGCATCTGGCGGTTATGCTGAAGTGGGCCGTGTGCTGTTGGATAAAGGGGCTGATGTCAATGCCCCTCCGGTTCCCTCCTCTCGTGACACAGCCCTCACCATTGCTGCAGACAAGGGTCACTACAAGTTTTGTGAGCTTCTCATTAGCAG AGGGGCTCACATTGATGTGCGAAATAAGAAGGGGAACACCCCTTTGTGGCTTGCTGCTAACGGTGGCCACTTTGATGTGGTTCAGCTGTTGGTGCAGGCTGGAGCTGATGTGGATGCAGCAGACAACCGCAAAATAACCCCCCTCATGGCAGCGTTCCGCAAG GGTGATGTAAtggtgtttatgttttttgtggtCATGTAAAAGTGGTGCAGATCCGACATTGAGTGCATGAGATACATTGCAACTATTGCAGATAAg GAACTGCTGAAGAAGTGTCATCAGTGCATGGAGACCATTGTCAAAGCCAAAGATCAGCAGGCGGCTGAGGCCAACAAGAACGCCAGCATTCTACTTAAAGAACTTGATCTGGAGAAG TCTCGTGAAGAAAGCAAAAAGCAGGCTCTGGCTGCAAAGCGAGAGAAGAGAAAGGAGAAGCGCAAGAAAAAGAAGGAAGAGCAGAAGAGGAAGCTGGAGGAAGAAGAGGCTAAAGTGAAAGAGGTTTTCTGTGAGATGCAGGATCAAAAGGAGGATTCTGCAGAAG AAGTGGAGGTTCCCATTGAGCCCCCAAGTGCTACCACCACCACAACCATCGGTATCTCCGCCACCTCCACAACTTTCGCTAACACGTTCGGCAAAAAGCGAGCCAATGTGGCCACCACACCAAGCACCAATcgcaaaaacaaaaagaacaagacCAAGGATTCACCTAGTGAACCGATAATTCTTCAAGACTCACAGGTGGCGTTGGCGCAGCAGAAAGCTGACAAAAATAAGATCCATGGAGAACCTCGAGGGGGTGGGGAACCGGGTGGCACCAGCGACTCGAATCTAGATAGCACTGACTGCAACAGTGAGAGCAGCAGTGGCAGTAAGAGTCATGAGCTCCCTGATCTGCCTTCTTCGTTGTCTTCTTCTGCCCCTTTGGTCCTTGCGTGCTCTAACCAGCTGTATGTCGTAAGTGAGAAGAGACAGGGGCCATCGCTGCTGGGCTCTTCTGAGGAGAAGGTCATGGTGTCCATCTCCAAACCACAGCAGAA ATCTCATGAGATTAACAGTGACTTGACCCACAGTTCCCTGCCCCCTTCGTTCAAGACCATTTCACTGCCAGTCACCTCGCCCAACAGTAAGATGAATCTCACTAGCCCAAAGAGGGGCCAGAAGAGAGAAGAGGGCTGGAAAGAGGTGGTTCGGAG ATCTAAGAAGCTCTCTGTCCCTGCCTCTGTGGTGTCTCGGATTATGGGTAGAGGTGGCTGCAACATTACGGCCATCCAAGATGTTACAGGCGCACACATCGACGTGGACAAACAGAAGGACAAAAATGGAGAGAGAATGATTACAATCAG AGGTGGCACGGAGTCTACACGGCATGCGGTGCAGCTGATCAACGCGCTGATCCAGGACCCAGCCAAAGAGCTTGAGGACCTGATCCCTCGTAACCACATCCGGCTGCCTGGCGCCAACACCAGAATCAGCTCCACCTACACAACCTCCACTGGGGCCACAAGCACTACTGCGGCCAGTTCAAAAGGCCTGCCATCTGTAGTGCCCTCCTCCAGTGTGTCTTTCCAGTCATCCACCAACTTCGCAGCTCAGCAGGCTGGCAAGTTGGGCAAGAGTATGGCACCGGGCGTCAGGCCCCCCTTCGTTTCTTTGCCACCTCTTGCTTATGCTCATCCTCAGCTGGCCCTTCTAGCAGCCCAGACTATGAACCAGATCCGCCACCCTCGGTTACCCATGGCGCAGTTTGGTGGCACTTTCTCATCCTCTCCCAACACTTGGGGTCCTTTCCCTGTTCGTCCTGTGAGCCCTGGTAGTGCTAACAGCTCACCCAAACACAGCGGTAATTCTGTGCCACGTCCCGCCAGCTCTGCTCCGGCCCACACTGAGCATCCCGCTGCTTTCGTGTCCAGCACCTCGACTCCCACTGCCTCTACCACTTCTCCCAACAGTACCGCACCTGCCAACACCCCCACGCCTTCCTCTGTCAGGAAGCAGCTTTTCTCGACAGATCCCAAGTCTGGGGCTGGAGTTACTGTGGTCTCTACCGGCAGCAGTGCTCCCTTGGCGCAAGTTGCTCAGTCTCTTATCAGCTGTGGTCCCACAACCCCTACGACCCCTCCACCTCTATCTGCACCCATTGCTCCACCTACACAGCATCCCCCTCCCCCCAAACCAGAGCCGGCCAGTCTTAGCACCCCTGCTAAAGAGAAGCCCGTCACAGAGCTCATCACACCTGCTGCAGGAGCTCAGTGTGATGGTCCCAGCCCCTCTGCTCCCTTGCACTTCACCTCGTCTCCCTGTGGCCCCTCGATGCTGCCTGTACAGCCCGAGAGCCGGCAGTCACTTCAGTCACATTTTTCCTCCAGCACAGAACCCAGTTCCTCTTCCTCATCACAGCCAGGCTCATCTCACCCTGTCACACGCCTGCCACCTCCGACCTGCAGCAGCACGGTCACTAATACCAGCAGCGCCTTACCTCATTACGCCACCCCCAACGTACCCGGTGTGTCTCCACGCATGCAGCATCCAACAGCCTACTACCCCATGACTCAAGCGTCCCTTCAGGAGCAGCAGTCTGTGTTTGTGCCTCCGGGAGCCTCCCAGGAACTCCTCAAACAGCAACAGCCTCCACCTCAGCCCAGCCTGGCTTAGACAGGCATGCCCCCTCCCTCTCTTCCAATGTCCTCCACTATGGGCATGATAAATGGCTCTCAAATGCACCTGCACAGTGGAAAAGCGCAACTGCCCCCTAACTTTGGCCCTGCGGCTATCTTCAGTCACTTTAGCAGCATCTTTGACAGCAACCAGGTGGGCAACAACCAGGTTTGGGGTGCCTGCCATCTACCTGCACGTACCCATCCGGAGCAGCCCTACAGTGCCCCGAATAATGCATACATAAGTGGAATGGGGCAGATTGAAAATGTCATACCTCCTCCTGATGGCTCAAAAGCTCCTGGATATCGCTGTTCCTCGCAGCGAATTGTCTCCAGTCCGATTG gaatacacCCGATGGACAACTCTATGTGCTCGTCCACTGCGCTCCCCAGCTTCACCACAAGCATATCTGCCAGCCCTGTGTTCCTACCAGGTCCTGCTAATGTGGGCACACCCTCCTTCAGCCGCCAGCACTTCTCTCCCCATCCCTGGAGTGCCTCCACCTCTT GTGAGTCTCCAGTGCCCTCCGTGTCTTCCGGGGCATCCTCACCTCTTTGCACATCTACAGTGACTCCCGCTCTGATCCAGGCAAAACCTAGTAGCTCCAACCAGCAGGATCGTAAAGTGCCCCCTCCAATTGGTACAGAGCGCCTGGCCCGTATTCGACAAACTGGCTCAGTCAACCACACCATGCTGCCCACCAGCTATACCCCACCGGTTGGACAGGGTGGCATCTGGTCTTTTGGAGTGGGCAGTGCCACTG AGACAATGTCAGGCTGGTCTCAGCCCCTGATGGGAGGGCCAGTGATGCACCAGCAGATGCAGGAGTCATCAGCCTTCTCTCAGCACCAGGCTATGGAACGAGATGATACTGGGATTGTTGCTCCTTCTAACACTTTCCACCAACCTCTGCCCACCAACTTCATGGATTTTCCAAAG GGGCTGCCAATGTCAATGTACGGTGGCACGATGATCCCTCCTCACCCGCAGATGGCGGAGGGTCCTGGAGGCCCTGTGTACAATGGTCTTCACACTTCTGACCCTGCCTGGAATCCCATCCTAAAGGTTGTTCCCAACACTGCTGAGAATTCAGACCCACAGCAG GTATGGCCAGGCACTTGGGCCCCACATGTGGGAAATGTGCATCTGAATCATGTCAACTAA
- the eif4ebp3 gene encoding eukaryotic translation initiation factor 4E-binding protein 3 encodes MSTSCEASSTCPIPSRFNRSPLLDSYSQTPGGTVFSTTPGGTRIIYDRKFLLECRNSPIARTPPCCLPHIPGVTRPSLQPAEQENGNKDLTVDDNQFVMDM; translated from the exons ATGTCAACCAGCTGCGAAGCCTCGTCGACCTGCCCGATTCCAAGCCGCTTTAACCGGTCTCCACTCCTTGACAGCTACAGTCAAACTCCTGGAGGAACCGTGTTTTCAACAACTCCTGGAG GAACTCGGATCATCTATGATCGAAAGTTTCTTTTGGAATGTCGAAACTCGCCGATCGCGCGCACCCCACCCTGCTGCCTCCCCCACATACCAGGGGTCACCAGACCCTCACTGCAACCAGCAGAGCAGGAGAACGGCAACAAAGATCTCACTG TTGATGACAACCAGTTTGTGATGGATATGTGA
- the tmsb gene encoding thymosin beta: MADKPNMTEITSFDKTKLRKTETQEKNPLPTKETIEQERQGESTP, encoded by the exons ATGGCTGACAAACCCAACATGACGGAAATCACATCATTTGATAAAACTAAACTCAGGAAGACAGAGACCCAAGAAAAGAATCCCTTGCCAACCAAAGAAA CTATTGAACAGGAGAGGCAGGGCGAGTCCACGCCTTGA